Proteins encoded within one genomic window of Hahella chejuensis KCTC 2396:
- a CDS encoding substrate-binding periplasmic protein: MIRRFHWIRPLPPSGSARRTLAVLALSLLLLPSSSIMAAQRPTTILATLNWEPYVGEEMRNFGFVYELVTEAFKRGGYTPHVKFLPWARALDMTQRGEMDALFPEYYSSSRLENFVYSDPFLGGPVGFYIRNDSDIQFTVDPRRNQLEALQELSQYKFGVVRGYINTDTFDSASFLYKEDVVDDLTNLQRLYYNRVHLIFIDKFVARYLLEKNYPQYLRDLRFLEPPLEVKFLYVAFSKKAPDYKDQLAAFNAGLKAVKKDGTLQEIYTRHGFREVLEYEGELESRRLIPAH; encoded by the coding sequence ATGATACGGCGTTTTCACTGGATACGGCCCTTACCGCCATCAGGATCAGCGCGTCGCACGCTCGCAGTGCTGGCGCTATCGCTCCTGCTGCTTCCATCTTCGTCCATTATGGCGGCGCAACGACCGACGACCATATTGGCCACACTCAACTGGGAGCCTTATGTAGGCGAAGAGATGCGTAATTTTGGATTCGTCTACGAACTGGTGACGGAAGCTTTCAAACGCGGCGGTTATACGCCCCACGTCAAGTTTCTGCCCTGGGCGCGGGCGCTGGACATGACCCAGCGTGGAGAAATGGACGCCTTGTTTCCGGAGTATTACTCCTCCTCCCGCCTGGAGAATTTCGTTTACTCCGATCCCTTCCTCGGCGGCCCGGTAGGTTTCTATATCCGCAACGACAGCGATATCCAGTTCACCGTAGATCCTCGAAGAAATCAGCTTGAGGCGTTGCAGGAGCTGTCTCAGTATAAATTCGGCGTGGTGCGGGGTTATATCAACACTGACACCTTTGACAGCGCGTCCTTCCTGTACAAAGAAGACGTCGTCGACGACCTCACTAACTTGCAGCGCCTCTACTACAATCGGGTGCATCTGATCTTCATCGACAAATTCGTCGCCCGCTACCTGCTGGAAAAAAACTACCCGCAATACCTGCGCGACCTTCGCTTTCTGGAGCCTCCCCTGGAAGTCAAATTCCTGTATGTGGCGTTCTCAAAAAAAGCGCCCGACTATAAAGATCAACTGGCGGCCTTCAACGCCGGCTTGAAAGCCGTGAAAAAAGACGGAACCCTGCAGGAAATCTATACCCGCCATGGCTTCCGGGAAGTACTGGAGTATGAGGGCGAGCTGGAAAGCCGTCGCCTGATTCCCGCTCATTGA
- a CDS encoding GNAT family N-acetyltransferase has product MNVVLRPATAADADTVTDIMLASRKKFLAYAPMAHSEREVRGWVRYLLLPRESVTLAVADDRIAGFLSLDKGDRLTWLTQLYLAPDYVGCGIGSQLLTHALTLASKPVRLHCFQQNQDARRFYERHGFVAVRFSDGSGNEERCPDVLYELT; this is encoded by the coding sequence ATGAATGTAGTATTGCGACCGGCCACGGCGGCTGACGCCGATACCGTGACTGATATCATGTTAGCGTCGCGAAAGAAGTTTCTGGCTTATGCTCCTATGGCCCACTCGGAACGGGAAGTCCGCGGTTGGGTGCGATATCTGTTGCTTCCCCGCGAGTCGGTGACGCTCGCCGTAGCGGACGATCGCATCGCTGGATTTCTTTCGTTGGACAAAGGCGACCGCCTGACCTGGCTCACTCAGCTTTATCTCGCCCCTGACTATGTCGGATGCGGCATTGGCTCACAGCTGCTGACCCATGCGCTGACGCTGGCCTCGAAGCCGGTCAGGCTGCATTGTTTTCAGCAGAATCAGGACGCCCGGCGCTTTTACGAACGCCATGGCTTCGTCGCCGTGCGGTTTAGCGACGGGTCCGGCAATGAAGAGCGTTGCCCTGACGTGCTCTACGAATTGACGTAG